AGACCAAGCAAGAAATGATGGAGACTTGGACTAGGTGGAAATGATTGAGTAAACCGgattctgcatatattttaaaaatgcagagcGGATGTaggatgtgagagaaagaaaggagtcgAAGCTGATTATGTGGTTTTTGGTTGGGCAGCTGGAAGCAGAGAGTTGCCATTTACTATGATGGGGAAAACTGCAGGAGGAGTAAGATTGTGGAGGAAAAAATCAACAGGTTGATACTGAACATGTTAAGATGAAGATGTCTTAGGCATCCGAGTGGAGAAGTTAGGTAGACAGTTGGATGTATGAGTCTGTAGTTCATGAGATATAAATTTGGTAGTCCTCAGAGCATAAATGATACTTAAAACCATAgggctgggctttcctggtggcgcagtggttgagagtccgcctgccgatgcaggggacacgggttcgtgccccagtccgggaagatctcacatgccgcggagcagctgcgcccgtgagccatggccgctgagcctgcgcgtccggagcctgtgctccgcaacgggagaggccacgacagtgagaggcccgcgtatcgcaaaaaaacccaaaaaaaaaaatgaacaaaaaaaccccataggGCTGATTTAGGTCACTGAGGGAGGAAGAGATTTTTGATAGAGACAAAGACCAGGATTGAGTCCTAGGATCCTCCAATATTTTGGGAAGATGAAGACCCAGCAGAGATGACTTAAAAGGAATGGTCAGTGAATTAGGTGAAGAACCAAGAGAGATTTGTGTCCCAGAGGCCAAGGGAAGAATAGATTTCAAAATGGGTATAGTATAACAACCATGTGAAATGCTGCCAGGAGGAAGAATAAGATGAGAACAAAGGACAGTGTATTTCTCTGAAGCAGTTCATTCTCTTTTacttaaatatattacataaaaaggaaatgttatattttttctatcaatggaaaacttttgttttctgagactagaagataatttttaaaataaatgacaaaacagtattatttttCTAGGTAGATACTGTTGCCTGTTAAGGCCCAAAGCCCGCTGGAGGTTAGCATTGTTAGAGAAGGCCTAACTATTCTAGTACCAAATAAGacaatgcaaaaaattaaaaagggattAACTTGTTATATAATATCTTGGCAGTATAACCCCTCTAAAATCTCATATATTGGGCCTGTGCTTTACAAAACACTGCACTAAactgttctgatttttcatttaagttttttcAATCTTTTGCTATTTCCATTACCCAGAATGAAAGATGGGACTCAATggtacttttttccttcttcaggaAGTGTTTTAGATCACAGCTTGGAAAGCCTCATCCACCGCCTTCGTGGTTTGTGTGACAACATGGAACCTGAGACTTTCCTTGACCATGAGATGGTATTCCTCCTTAAGGGCCAGCAGGCCAGTCCGTTTGTTCTAAGGGCTCGACGCTCTATGGATAGGGCAGGGGCACCCTGGCACCTGCGCTACCTGGGACAGCCAGAAATGGGAGACAAGAACCGCCATGCCCTGGTGCGTAACTGCGTGGACATTGCAACATCTGAGAACCTTACTGACTTCCTGATGGAAATGGGCTTCCGCATGGACCATGAGTTTGTTGCCAGGGGACACCTGTTCCGTAAGGGCATCATGAAGATCGTGGTGTACAAGATCTTCCGCATCTTGACACCAGGGAACACAGACAATACTGAGGCCTTGTCACTCTCCTACCTTGTGGAACTAAGTGTTGTTGCACCAGCTGGGCAGGACGTGGTGTCTGATGACATGAGGAACTTTGCAGAGCAGCTGAAACCTCTGGTTCACCTAGAGAAAATAGACCCCAAAAGGCTCATGTGACAAGGCAGTCTGTCCACCACTGGGGCTTGTCCTCAgctgttacaaaaaaagaagatgttATAATTGCCCTATTTCACCACTGCTAGCCAGGCATTCTTCCCTCAGGAAGGAGGACAATGAGAACTTAGTTGGTTCTTTGCACTGTTTTCCTCATGTGGCCAGTTCACTTTTGTGACAGCCTTTCTAAATTAAAGGCTAAGGATGACATGGAGAATCTAGATAATCCCTCTGCATAAAGAGGGGAAACTGGAATAAAATAGCTTTGgggaataaaaatcttttaattgtTTTGCCATTTGTGTGTAAGGTTTGTAAAACAGAGACTGAGTTTGTATTGTGCAGTAATAAAGGCTATAAAGAGAAATGTCTATCATTCTGATTCTTTACCCCATTACCCTGCTAATTTGGGATAGACTCATCAACTGGAGCAAAAATatgacagttttttgttttaattttgatagagGTGATAGTTTACCTTTCATAAAAgtagcacatgggcttccctggtggcgcagtggttgagagtccgcctgccgatgcaggggacacgggttcgtgccccggtccaggaagatcccacataccatggagcggctgggcccgtgagccatggccgctgagcctgtgcgtccggagcctgtgctccgcaacgggaaaggcccgcgtaccgcaaaagaaaaaaaaaaaaaagtagcacatatttgttattgaaaaaaattttaattctgacaaaaataagaaaaataacctgTAATCCTGTTATTCAAAGAGGTatactattttgttttatatccttctagtctttatttttggaaatttatgtatatgagatatatttattttagaaaaatattgtatatatactgGTTTGTAatctcctttttttgtttaatttatcattaaCATCTTTCCGGGACATTAGGCATCTGGGACaatgtttttctggggtttttaaaaattaattaattaattatttggttGCTCCTGGTCTTAATTTCAGCAGGCGTGTTACTTAGTCGCAgttccagggctccttagttgaggcacgtgggctccttagttgcagcaggcgggctccttagttgtggcatgtgaactcttagttgcggcatgcatgtgggatctagttccctgaccagggattgaacctgggccccttgcattgggaacatggagtttTATCtgctgtgccaccggggaagtccctcttctgttaaaaaaaacttttttttcttattcttatgtGTCAGCGCTATCCTAAGTGCTTTAGGTATGTTTACTAATTTAATCCTCGCAACAGACCCATTTTTtacagggaaactgaggtacagagagagtAATTAGctttccctgagctatacagctACAAATTAGCAGAGCTTGTATTTAAATACTGATAATTGTAACTGCTATTTGTATCCTATCATTTGGATTTTCCGTAACTTAATTGATTCCCCTACTTTGGGAATTTTAGTTTGATCccaattttttgcttttataaactgTCCTGTGATGCTagtgtttttaattaaatttctgttgtcatCCATGATGATTCTTCAGGATAAATTCTAGGGAACTGCTGAGTCAAAGAGTGTGCCTTGTTTTAAGTCTTCCACTATGCATTGCCAGATGCCTTCCAGAAATGTCCCAGTTTTCACTCCTACCAGTTTTCCAACACAGTTGCCAAAGGTGGGTGTGACGGTGAAaacttatttttcccatttgatgATAAATGGTgactggttttaattttcttttaaaaatactcatcaattaggtttaaaattttatatgtttattggacatttttttcttatgtgaattcccttttcttcattgtttgtcTTTATTAATTTGTAAACAGCTTTTATATAATTTCCCATTTATCATTTGACTtctaatggattttttaaaataacagttctGAGTGGGATAAATGTTGATCATTTTAATACttatagagttttgttttttttttaatttttggctgcgttgggtcttcgttgctgcatgcaggctttctctagttgcggcgagtgggggctactcttcgttgcggtgcatgggctctaggcacacgggcttcagtagttgtggcacgcaggctcagtagttgtgactcgagggctctagagcacagtctcagtagttgtggcccacgggcttagttgctctgcagcaactgggatcttcccggaccagggcttgaacccgtgtcccctgcattggcaggtggattctaaaccactgtgccaccagggaagcccacttatagggtttggccttttaaaaattgttggtcactcaaaattttcattttcttctggaaCCTCCACTGAGATAATACCCCAGTTGAGGTATTACATTGGATAGATCATAATTCTCTTTGGACCTCGGTTTGCCACTCAAAAGATCATATGAATACTCCGTTAAGAGGTTTTgggcaagtaacagaaaacctatCCAAAGCTGCCTTAAACGGTAAGGATGGTGTTATCTCATTTAAGGGTAAGTTCAAAGATAGGGTAGCTTCCAAGTTGGTTAGCTGGTTATTTCTCTGGCTCTGGGATCCTTTTCTTGGCTTTCCCTTGCATATTTTCAAGATAGCTTTTACCCCCTTCAGTTGCAGATTTCATGAGTAAGTCTTGTTCCTCCTTTCATAGCATATTAGCAGGATGATTCAAGTAAGGCCCCTTTCTTATTTTGTAGTCTTCCACTTTATTCCTAAACTCTACTCTCATTCTATCCTATAGGCACCCATTCTGATCTGTTCAATGTATGTCTGTCATGCTTGTCTTGTAAAATATGTAGAGTTATGTAAGTATGTTCAATCCACATAAATGATACTATGCCATAAATGTtccattttgggacttccctgctggctcagcagttaatctgcctgccaatgcacgggacacttgttcaagccctggtcggggaagatcccacatgctgtggagcaactaagcccgcaagccacaactactgagcctgtgtgccacaactaccgaagcccgcgcacctagagctgatgctccacaacaagagaagccacggcaatgagaagcccatgcaccacaacaaagagtagcccttgctcgccgcaactagagaaagcccgcgcacagcaacaaagacccaacgcagccaaaaataaataaataaatgtttttcttactttttaaaattattattgcttttgtGATATTCTCTTATTGCTATATGTAAACCTAACTTACAACTTTGAACTTGCATATGCTTTCATGTTAACAGTAATATTAGTACTTAAATAGTGCTTAACTCTGTTTCAGATGGTTTAAATGTTTTAACTCATACTTctcccaacaaccctatgaggtagatattattactcccattttgtagataagaatgaagccttggggcttccctggtggcgcagtggttgagagtccgcctgccgatgcagaggacacgggttcgtgccccagtctgggaggatcccacatgccgcggagcggctgggcccgtgagccatggccgctgagcctgcgcgtccggagcctgtgctccgcaacgggagaggccacgacagtgagaggcccgcgtatctcaaaaaaagaaaaaaaggaatgcgCAGATTACTCAAATTTTTACTTCTATTGTAAGTGGTGGAGCCTGAACTTCAACTCCAGCGGCCTAGCTCCAGGTACATAACCACTGTTCATCCACCATGTTTTACTCATTCACTCTTTTGATGATAGAACTCTAGATTGCCTTCAACTCTCGATtactattaaaaattcaaaaatagggacttccttggcggtccagtgtttaagactccacgcttccactgcagggggcatgggttcgatccctggtccgagaactaaggatcccgcatgccatgctgcacagcggcaaaaaaaaaaagcaaaaataagcaagtttGTATACTGACGTGAATATTCCTCTGAACTATGCAATTGGGCATGCTCAATTTGCCAGAAATGGCCAGGTTACTTTTCAGAATGGCTGTGCTAATTCCTATCACCACTACACAGGAACTCATAACCACCAATCTTCAGTGTTAgcatctttctcattttttccagttttctttttctttttttatgtttttatatatggcaaattatttaagtcaataaatttttaaggaatttcacatGTTCTGATTCCTTCCACTGCCGATCACCTTAGTTCCTCCAGTGTCTGAGTCATACTCTTCAAGATAGCcctttcaaaaagaatttttccTCAGTCCACAGTTGTCATGTCAGTCAGTCAGTCTCCCATTCTTTTAGTTGGGCTTCTTTGATCTCCAATGGAATATGGACATACTTCAAAATTCCCCACCTGTGATCTTTGGGATCCAATTTCCTCAAGCAATTTACTTTTGGACCATGTTTAGGGTCAGAGGAAATGGATCTGCTTGCTTCTGAATTTTAGACACCCTCTAAACATGCATTAAGTTCAAATCGTATTCACTCCTAAGCTATCATAGCTTAGAACAGTACAGGTCGTTGGGATATGCCAATACCTTTTTAAAGTCCAGACACTGTGTTCTCAAGATAAAAACCTAAAAAAGGAAGTCATCTTTGTTTCATGTCAACATTAGAGTACTAAATCAGCGTAGCTGATAATTTCCCACATATCTTAAGCTTCTAAATTATCAATTCTATAGTCCTGGAAGCAACCTTTGTGTTTATCAATACCCCCACCGCTTGAATCTGTTTCAGGTACCATGTTCCTTCTTATCTCTATCAAAATTCATACTGAACAATGAGTTCTATGTTGCAAAAGAGGATTTATTTTTGCACCCATCTATAAGTCTTTGTCTACAgattaacaaaaacaaacataagtactattaatttttgccagtctggTGGAAGTAAAGTGGCAGCTCTTGGctgtcttgatttgcatttctctgattataattaaatttgagccttttttttcttttttgttttttttgtatgcTTAGTATGTGAAACTAAGGTATTTATATATCCTTTGCTtattttcctatttgatttccTGTCTTGttgatttgtaggaattctttgtatattctagaccttcttttatttgttttaaacactgcaaatactttctcccagtgcCTATTTACATCCTTTgcctacttttttaaaatttgatttcctGTCTTCTTAGTTTGTAGGAATTGTGTGTATATTCTAGACATTATTCCgtgtttgttttaaacattgcaaataccttctcccagtCTGCAACCTTCGTGTTAACTCTGTGATGTCATTAATTAAGCAGATGTCCTAAATTTTGACCTTAGAATTTGGAGTCTTGTTTAGGAAGTCTTTATTTACACCTGGGTAACAGATTTTCCTGCATTTTCTAATATtagctttatagttttaactttcacatttatgtctttaatccatctggagtccACTTTTAACATAGTTTCAAGTAAAAATTCAGCTTTTTTCTCTATAGagtgaatttgtttttctataacTGTGAGAAAAACAATCTTTCCAGTGTTTTGTGATGCCACCTTTATCACATATTAAGTTCCCAtgtatatactttatttataagctctccattctattccattgatccttttatttgtttcagtGCCAGCAacacaatatttttattactgtggCTTCGTGGTAGAGCCAGTTCTACCAGTAGGGCAGGTCTCCCTACTTTTATTTCCCTCTGAAAATAGACTTAGCTTTCATAaactttattctttcatattcatTTTAGAGTGGGTTTTAGTTTCTCAACATTACTActggaatttttattggaatttcaTTGAACAcatatagattaatttgggggagaactgacatctttgcATGGAACACTCCCTCACCAGAATTCAATGGGGTAGGCTTCCTTCACCTCTTACAGGTCTTTGCTGAAACATcaggaaagccttccctgaccatcctaaATTAAGTAGCACCCTCACTCCTcatcactctttctttctcttatttaatctttttcatagcatttattacTGTCCAACTTAAGATTATTTAATCACTGCTTCTCTGCTAAAGATGTAAGATTCGTGAGGATAGGTGCcctgttttgttctctgctgcACCCCTAGCACCCAGAACAATGCCTGGCGTATGGTGGCCACTctgaatatttgttaaacaaatgaataaaatctttACACTCCTGAAGTTATCTGAATTATGACATTTATTCAGGCCTTCTAATGTCCCTGAATGgagtttagttttttttccttgataaacTTCTTAGGCATTGCTTTGTGGTAAGGGAAGtttgcctgccattccagtaaacaacaaatgttgcctgccatcaaGGCATCAGGCACTACAgccacctccccacacccacaacagtgcaccctgaggagaattcagcatagaggaaaataggaaatattCTGTGCTctggatactggccctagagagtTAAGCTGCATATCTAAGGAAaaatttcagtgagcccagaatCTCGCATCTTCCCATATGTAGAAAAGCTCTAAAATCACTAACTTGAGATGTTTGtcttttgtgattagcagtaatcttttgatgttcatcTACATggtttttcagcaaaaactctcctatataccctggctcctcccttacctcttcggagtagttcctcagagctatctgagaggctgtctcccaggctctaATCCTCAGGTCccgaataaaacttaacttgcaacTTTTAGGTCGTGAGTTTTTCTTCAGTCCACAGTTTTTAGGCCAATTACTATAgaccaggagttggcaaactacacCTGGGCATGTCAGCCTGTGctctggttttgtaaataaaattttattggatcatccacattcattcatttaatactgtctatggctgctttcgtTCAACAGTGACAGAGTTGAATGGCTGCGACAGAGACCACATGACCTGCCAAACAGACACTATTTACTGTTTGCTCTTTACAGAAAGAGTTTGCAGATATTTGCTATAGACTTTAGTTGCTACTGTAGattgtgttatatttttaattacatttttaaggtGGTTATTCCTAATAGAGAAGAACACTATTGAATTTTGTAAGATGATTTCTATTCTTGCAAACTTGACAGTAACTCTTTTATAGTTCTGATAGTTTGCCTGTTGATTATATTGTGTTTTCCATATAGACTGTCATATCATTGGCAAGAATGGCAAGCAAAAGAGTACATACATCTTTCACTTTCTCTCATCTAAAAGAATTGGCCAGACTCTCCGAGACTCTAGATAACACTAATAATAAGCATCCACGACTGAGTCCTGACCTTAATGCTACTGCATCAAGTTTCTCTAcgtatgaaaaaaatcataatttttaccCTTTGGTCCATCAATGTGGTGAATTATATTGAGAGATTTTCTGCTGTTGGGCTACCCTAGTACTCCTGGGATAACTCCTATGCATCATGATTTTATCCTTTAAATGCCCTGTTGGATTTGAGTACCTATTATTTTGTTTAGGGTTTTTGCTCTGTGGACTACCTTGATTGCCATCCAGAGATCTATGCAATGTGACTACTCCCTATTTTTCCAACCTCTCTGCTGGAACTACAAGCTAAGCATTATGCTAGACACTGGGTTACAGCACAGGCTAAGATACAGTCCCTGTCTTTAATAACTCCCATTATAATGGCAGAAACAGACATTTATACAGTTTGTGTAGTCACCAAAGGTATGCAAACAAAGGGCTCCTTCCCAAAACAAATGAATCTTTAGCACTGAACAAGAAggtctgcttcctttttcttgGATGTAACTCAATACTCTTGCTTATGTATTATCTTCCTTAATACCCTTtcacttttgccttttccactcATCTCTGGCTGTGTGACACCTACACAACCAAAAAGCAAGATCAAATAATGGAAAGCATGTAACACAGTGCTTAAGGGCTCAGATTTGAGAGACAAATAGGTTCCAGTTCTAGCTAtgccatttactagctatgtgaccttggacatacGCAGCAGCTTCCAGAGACTCCATTTCCTCGTCTGTCaaatttagaataataataatacattcacAAAGAGGATAATGAACAGACCTTTGTGAAGGCTTTCAACACAGGGCCTGACAAACCGCCAGGATTTTCCCTTTCTATCCTTCTGTGATCATTCCTGGAACACAAGAAGGTCACGAAGTCTCTTTCCTGTGACTTCTGAAATTTGATGGTAGCTAAGTAGCATCACTTGTTTTACATTTCATCATGTTCCCTATACAGTAATTCTTTGTATATCTTGGCTTCTAGTGCTACTATTTAAGAGCTATTTGTatattgggcaagttatttaaactctcagaatatctattttctcatctataaaacaagcaTAATTACAAGAGTATTtcatagagttgtcatatgaATTAAATGATCAATATGCATAaaggcctagcacagtgcttggcacataagtGCTTAACACTTGATAGCTGTTTTCAATTTTAGTATTATTAATAAGGCTATATGCTTCTTAAGGGGAGAAATTGTGTTTTGTAATATAGCATAATggctaagagcacagactctggagtcttCAGTTCAAATCTGAACACTACAGGTATGTTGCTCAAGCTGCGTAaatctctctaggcctcagtcttcttatctgcaaaatggggatgattaaaaaaaaaacacacaacagttCCTGGAGGTTGTTGTagagattaaaggagataatacaCTTACTTGGCATTTAGCAGAGTGCCTGACATAAATACTgatttattgagcaattattgTGTGCCAGGTTATgtgctaaatgttttatttagccttgttctaaatatttttttctgtgaaccCCGTAACCCCTGCTTAGTACTACTCATGTACTaacctttcaaatatttattgaatgaatgagtgagtgaattaGTGAATGCTGACTTGTAGACCATAAGAATCTTGCCTGCATTAGCCGGTTTGTCCCAGGTTAACACTCCTCATTCCTCTGCGATGAGTTAGTGTATAAGCCATGAGGTTCAGCATCTGTAAAAAGCAGCAGAGCATGGAAAGGGGGTAGATTTTAGACTGACTCTTTTACTCTAGAGAAATCACTCATCCTTTTGTGCTTGGATTTATTTCTCAGAACTggtaaaatgaattataaaatgttGCTGTAGGCAAAAgtgataaaatttacatttaaggtcatgGAGAACATAGAGAAAGGAACACCTCTttgga
The genomic region above belongs to Phocoena sinus isolate mPhoSin1 chromosome 1, mPhoSin1.pri, whole genome shotgun sequence and contains:
- the MED18 gene encoding mediator of RNA polymerase II transcription subunit 18 encodes the protein MEAPPVTMMPVTGGTINMMEYLLQGSVLDHSLESLIHRLRGLCDNMEPETFLDHEMVFLLKGQQASPFVLRARRSMDRAGAPWHLRYLGQPEMGDKNRHALVRNCVDIATSENLTDFLMEMGFRMDHEFVARGHLFRKGIMKIVVYKIFRILTPGNTDNTEALSLSYLVELSVVAPAGQDVVSDDMRNFAEQLKPLVHLEKIDPKRLM